Below is a genomic region from Persicimonas caeni.
TCATCAACTCGAAGGGCGCGCAAGACCTGATCGCGTTCGTGCTCGGCAAAAACCAGCGCTACGAGGTCGCCAACTACCCCAACGTGACCATCCCGACGAACATCATCGTCAACGAGGAGGTCAAAAAGAACTTCGGCGGCTTCTACAACGAGCTGTTCAACAACGTGATGAAGGAGAACCCCAAAGCGGTCGTCACCGAGTATAGCTGGGCGACCTCGACCTGTGACCCGTGCCCGGGCCCGCCGCTGCGGCCCAACGACATCCTGAGCCTGGGCGCCGACGTCATCGACGGCCAAGCCTCCAAGCCGTCGTCGTCGAACGACCCTCCCGGCCAGCGTCGCCGACGCCGCTTCGTGCAGCCACCGCCCCGCATGAATACCCGCGGCTGGGTCGTCACCCGCCTGCACGCCCGCTACAACAAGCACACCTTGGGCAAAGACCTCGTCTTCAAAAAGGCCCCGCCGATCATCGGCGGCCGAGGTATGCCGCAGGGCGCCGAGGGGATGATGCACGAGAAGGGCTCCCGGCAGGCCAACGTCAACAACTTCCAGGGCCGCTACATCAAGCTCAACCACTGGGAAGGCGCCGTCGACTGCGAAAACCCTCGCCGCGGCGTGTGGGGTGGACCCAACGGCCAGGGCCAGGCGCGCTCGCAGGCCGCCGGCGACATCGCCTTCGACAAGCCCGAGTCGGACTACGCGCTCGCCAAATACGTCGAGGAGGAGAACGTCCCCGGCCTCAAATTCCCCACGAAGGACTACTCCGAGCCGGTCGGTAATCTCTTTCCGGTCGTCGATACGAAGTCCGGCGGCATGGGCGATGGCAAGATAAATGACGGTAACGGCAACGACGGGAACAAGGCTAAGGACGGCTCGGGCGGCGAAGTGCGCCACCCGCGTGGCTCGGGCACCGGCGGGTGTGCTGGGCCGAGTGGAGAGTCGAAGGCCGGGCTGTCGTTTGTCGTGCTTCTGCTCGCGTTCGGTGGGCTCGGAAAAATCTTGTGGCGGCGGGAGTGATCGCCATCCGCGGAGCCGGGGCAAGCCCCGAGCGGAGCCCTTGCCGGTGCAGCCCCACGGCTTGCCGTGGGGTTTTGACGCCGAAAATCACATATGACCGCCAACAAGACGTTGCGCATCGGCAAATACGGCCGCAAATGCAATATTCGGCATGGCCAATTCGCCGCGACGAATATTGCCGAATTGTGAAAATCAAAGTTGGTACGGAGTTCAGGTGGCGCACGGTGTACCCCACGGCAAGCCGTGGGGCTGCACGGGCGCCCCAAACAACGGGGCGAGCTCCGCTGGGGGCAAGCCCCCGCTCCGCGAACTACAAATCATTGGAGGGTTGAAATGAGTTGGACTTGTCGGATCTCTACAGCTTTTTTGACGATCATCGTCGTTTCACTCCTCCTGCCCACCACCGCCTCGGCCTTCTGCGGCTTCTACGTCTCCGGCGCCAACGCCGACCTGTACAACAACGCCACCATGGTCAGCCTGATGCGCGAGGGAAAGCGCACGGTGCTCTCCATGCAGAACAATTACGAGGGCCCGCCCAAAGACTTCGCGATGGTGGTGCCCGTGCCGGTGGTGCTCGAGAAAAAGCAGGTCAAGACGCTGCCCGACGACGTCTTCGCCCGCCTCGACCAACTCACCGCGCCGAGGCTCGTGGAGTATTGGGAGCGCGACCCGTGTGAAGTTCGGAAGAAGAAAGGCAGCCTGTTGCTCGATCTTGGCAGTAGCGGTCGCGGCAGCGCGGGCATGCAGTTCAGCGTGCCGGCCAAGGCGAAGGTCAAGGTCCACGCGCAGTTCAAGGTCGGCGAGTACGATATCGCCATCTTGAGCTCGACCGAGTCGACCGCGCTCGAGAAGTGGCTCAAACAGAATAAGTACAATATCCCCAAGGGCGCCGCCCCGTACTTCAAGCCGTATATCCAAAACGGCCAGTACTTCTTTGTGGCCAAGGTCGACGTCAAAAAGGTCAAGTTCGAGGACGGCGAGGCCGTGTTGTCGCCGATTCGCTTCCACTACGACAGCGACGACTTCGTGTTGCCGGTCCGGCTGGGCCTCATCAACTCGAAGGGCGTCCAAGACCTCATCGCCTTCGTGCTCGCCAAGGGCCAGCGCTACGAGGTGGCGAATTACCCGAACGTGACCATCCCGACGAACGTGGTGGTCAACGAGAAGGCCAAAAAGAACTTCGGCGGGTTCTACAACGAGCTGTTCGACAACGTCTTGAAGGAGAATCCCAAGGCGGTGGTCACCGAGTACAGCTGGAGGACGTCGACTTGCGACCCGTGCCCGGGCCCGCCGCTTCGCAACAAGGACCTGATGACCTTGGGCGCCGACGTGCTGACCGCGGCGATGCTCGACAAGGCGGCCGAGCAACGTGAGGAGGCGCGTAAAAAATCGGGGAGTGTCGCGCCCGCGCCGCGACGCCGCGTCGTCCACCAAAACTGGGTCGTCACTCGCCTGCACGCCCGCTACAACAAGCACACGCTGGGCAAAGACCTCGTCTTCAAGAAGGCCAAGCCCATCGTCGGCGGCCGCGGCATGCCCCAGGGCGCCGAGGGCACATTCAGCGAGAAGGGCTCGAAGCAGGCCAACGTCAACAACTTCCAGGGCCGCTATATCAAGCTCAATCACTGGGCGGGCGACGTCGACTGCGAAAACCCGCGCCGAGGCATCTGGGGCGGGCCGGGCGGCCGCGGCAAGGCCAAGGCCGACGCCGCCAAAGACCTCGCCTTCGACGCCCCCAAGTCGAAGCTGGCGCTGTCCAAATACGTCGAGGAGAAGAAGGTCGCCGGTTTGAAGAAGGACGTCGCCAAGTACAACAAGCCGGTGGGCGACGTCTTGCCCTCGACGGGCGCCGAGTCGCCAGAGAAAGACGATCCCGAGAAAACCAAACCAGCGAAACCCAAAAGGGACAAAAACGACGACGAGTCGTCGATGCTCCCGGCGTCCGGCGAGGACTCGGCGCGCGCCCAGACGGCCGCGTCGGGCGGCTGCGCCGGCCCGGGCGGGGCGTCCGAGGCGGGGATGCCGCTCATCGTTCTGTTGCTCGCGCTCGGTGGGTTGGGGCGGGTTTTGTGGGGGCGGGAGCTTTGAGCGCCCTTGCCTCTCGAGCGGTCCCCTTAGCCTCGCAGACAGCGCTCGGCACTTCCCCATGCGCTGGAAAACGCGCTGGGGAAGGGGATTGCAGGCAAGGAAAGTGGTTCATAGGTGCAATCCCCCTCCCCAGGCCGCTTTTCAGGACCAGGGGAGGTGGCGGCGTGGCGTAGCCATAGCCGCCGGAGGGGCCCCCTCAGCCAGCAAGGGACTCCAGCACGACCCACCGTTGGCAAATCCACCCAATTTCGGGTATCAACACCCCACCAATTGACGTGTTGCTGTCCCCGGTGGAGTTGCCATGAATTGCTCTCGCTTGCTGTCCCTCGTCTGCCTGATTGCTGCCAGCCTCGCCTTTACGAGCACCGCATCGGCCCAATCGAAAACTCGCGTCGACCTGTCGGTGGGCATCAAAGGAGGCGCGGCGATGTCCGCGGTCACCGAGGTGCCCAACCTGACCCCCGAGCAGTGGACGCGCTACGGCGCGCGCGACGACGTCTCCGGGTTCTTCGGCGCCTTCGGCGTCGGCGCCGCCGCCGGGCTCGCGCTCGAGGCGCGTGCTTGGGAGGTGCTGGGGCTGGAGACCGGCTTTTACTACTCGCAGGACCACGCCACCGGCTGGCTCGACAAAGAGCACGCCACCTCGAACACCAACCTCGGGCGCATCTACTCCGAGCAGGAGACCAGCGCGCTGCACATCCCGCTCTTGCTCAAGGTCAACGCCAAGACCGAGATGATTAAGCCCTTCTTCGGGCTCGGCCTGGAGTTCGTCCTGCAGCAAGACAGCGACCTGAGCTACCGCACCGACGACCGCGCCGTGGAGCCCTTCGAGCGCGAGTACGAGCGGCGCAACCGCATCGAGGAGTCGAGCTACACGCTGCTGCAAATCACCACCGGCATCGAGATCGACCTGGGCGAGGTGCGCATCCCCATCGAAGTGCGCGCCGGCTACAACCTGGGCTGGGACGAGACCTTCAACGCCCGCGTCGACCCGCGCCAGCAGGACGACGGGAGCTACTTGCTGTTCTATAACGGCGAGTATCTGGGGAACTTCGGGTTCTTTACGGGTGTGATGTATGACTGGGATTTGATGATTTAGGGCATTGAAGGCGTAGCTTTTTGGCGCCCCCCATCCGCCTCGCGCTACACCGCGCGCTCGGCACCTTCCCCCAGGGGAAGGGATGTCCCTGCGGAAAGCTACGTGGTTCAGAGGTGCTAAGGCAGCCCTTCCCCACGGGGAAGGTGGCTCGCGCGCCTTACAGCGCGAGACGGATGGGGGGTGCCGCGAAGCTACGCCCTGCTTTCCGCAGAGGCCCACCACCCCAGTTGACGAACGCCCCCACAAACGCCACATTACCCCACACTCGGAAGTATCAACCTCAACAACCCAAGAGGACACACCCATGAGCACCCTCAAGAAATTCGACGAAACCCCGTCCGATTACGTCTCCGGCGATGGCGAGCTGCACGCCATCCTGCACACCAACCACGGCGACATCGACGTCAAGCTGTTCGAAGACCGCGCCCCGAAGACCGTGGCGAACTTCGTCGGTCTGGCGACCGGTCAGCGTGAGTACAAAGATCCGGGCACCGGCGAGTGGACGACCGGGTCGTACTACGACGGCATCATCTTCCACCGCATCATCGACGGCTTCATGATCCAGGGCGGCGACCCGACCGGCACCGGTCGCGGCGGCCCTGGCTACAAGTTCGAGGACGAGTTCCACCCGGAGCTTCGCCACGACTCGGCCGGCAAGCTGTCGATGGCCAACGCCGGGCCGAACACCAACGGCAGCCAGTTCTTCATCACCCTGGGCGCCACCCCGCACCTCGACGACCGCCACGCCGTGTTCGGCGAGGTCGTCGGCGGCATGGACGTGGTCCAAAAGATCGGCTCGGTGCAGACCGGCCGCGCCGATCGCCCGGTTAACGAGGTGGTGATCGAGAGCGTCGACGTCAAGCGCGTCTGATCGCGCACGGGTCTGATAGTGTAACGGTGCCGCCGCCGCCCACGACTGGCGACAGGAGGCGGCGAGTGGAGGAGACGATGAGCAACGCCCTTTCCAAGCTTCTGGCCGCAGGCCTTCTAGTCGCCTTCGGCGTCTTCGTGCCGGCCTCCTCGCAGGCCGAGGGGTTGGCGCTGGGCGCCAAGGTCGGCGGCAACTGGAGCTTGTTGAGCAAGCCGTCCGATCCGGCCGGTGAGCCCTCGCTTTTGAGCGGCTCGGCCTTCGACGGCATGGGCTTTCTCGTCGGCGGCACCGTTCACTATCCCCTCGTCGAGACCCAGGGCGCCGTGCTCGAGTTCGAGGGCGGCCTGCTCTTCAGTCGCCACTCGGCGATGGGCTTCGAGCAAGATCCCGAGACGGGCAACCGGCGCGACGTCACCCTGCAGGCCAATATGCTGCGCGTGCCGCTGCTCGTTCACCTTCGCCGCGGCACCGCCGACACCCCGGCCAGCGGCTTTCGCCTCGGCGTCGGCCTCGAGCCGATGCTCGGCCTGCAGAGCGGGGCCATCGTCGATCCCGGCCCCGAAAAGCTGCACACCACGCCCACCTCCCATCTGGGCGCCACCGTCGCGCTCGGCTTCGACTACCAGGCGAACCCGCAACTGAGCATCCCCCTCGAGTTCCGCGCCACGTGGGACCCCTTCGTCGCCGACAACACCGTCGAGCGCTTCGACGACTTCAACACGTCGAACGACCCGGGCAACTACCAAGTCGCCTACAACTGGCAGTTGTTCTTCATGACCGGCGTGCGATGGCAGTTGTGAGGGAGCACAAGAAGAGTAAAGGAGCGAAAGAGTAAAGGAGCGAAAGAGTAAAAG
It encodes:
- a CDS encoding outer membrane beta-barrel protein gives rise to the protein MNCSRLLSLVCLIAASLAFTSTASAQSKTRVDLSVGIKGGAAMSAVTEVPNLTPEQWTRYGARDDVSGFFGAFGVGAAAGLALEARAWEVLGLETGFYYSQDHATGWLDKEHATSNTNLGRIYSEQETSALHIPLLLKVNAKTEMIKPFFGLGLEFVLQQDSDLSYRTDDRAVEPFEREYERRNRIEESSYTLLQITTGIEIDLGEVRIPIEVRAGYNLGWDETFNARVDPRQQDDGSYLLFYNGEYLGNFGFFTGVMYDWDLMI
- a CDS encoding outer membrane beta-barrel protein, producing the protein MSNALSKLLAAGLLVAFGVFVPASSQAEGLALGAKVGGNWSLLSKPSDPAGEPSLLSGSAFDGMGFLVGGTVHYPLVETQGAVLEFEGGLLFSRHSAMGFEQDPETGNRRDVTLQANMLRVPLLVHLRRGTADTPASGFRLGVGLEPMLGLQSGAIVDPGPEKLHTTPTSHLGATVALGFDYQANPQLSIPLEFRATWDPFVADNTVERFDDFNTSNDPGNYQVAYNWQLFFMTGVRWQL
- a CDS encoding DUF2330 domain-containing protein, whose translation is MDLTHRAHAAVVAFIAATFVTFAAPADADAFCGFYVSGAEADLYNDATMVSLMRQGKRTVLAMQNSYEGPPEDFAMVVPVPVVLEKKQVKTLSDDVFNRLDRLTAPRLVEYWERDPCYKPPKRHYYESQDIAGEMSSRSRRSSAKKSKPKVQVHAKFKVGEYDIVILSSTESTALEDWLNQNKYNIPKGAAPYFKPYIQNGQYFFVAKVDVEKVKFQDGKAVLSPLRFHYDSDDFMLPVRLGLINSKGAQDLIAFVLGKNQRYEVANYPNVTIPTNIIVNEEVKKNFGGFYNELFNNVMKENPKAVVTEYSWATSTCDPCPGPPLRPNDILSLGADVIDGQASKPSSSNDPPGQRRRRRFVQPPPRMNTRGWVVTRLHARYNKHTLGKDLVFKKAPPIIGGRGMPQGAEGMMHEKGSRQANVNNFQGRYIKLNHWEGAVDCENPRRGVWGGPNGQGQARSQAAGDIAFDKPESDYALAKYVEEENVPGLKFPTKDYSEPVGNLFPVVDTKSGGMGDGKINDGNGNDGNKAKDGSGGEVRHPRGSGTGGCAGPSGESKAGLSFVVLLLAFGGLGKILWRRE
- a CDS encoding peptidylprolyl isomerase; its protein translation is MSTLKKFDETPSDYVSGDGELHAILHTNHGDIDVKLFEDRAPKTVANFVGLATGQREYKDPGTGEWTTGSYYDGIIFHRIIDGFMIQGGDPTGTGRGGPGYKFEDEFHPELRHDSAGKLSMANAGPNTNGSQFFITLGATPHLDDRHAVFGEVVGGMDVVQKIGSVQTGRADRPVNEVVIESVDVKRV
- a CDS encoding DUF2330 domain-containing protein, whose amino-acid sequence is MSWTCRISTAFLTIIVVSLLLPTTASAFCGFYVSGANADLYNNATMVSLMREGKRTVLSMQNNYEGPPKDFAMVVPVPVVLEKKQVKTLPDDVFARLDQLTAPRLVEYWERDPCEVRKKKGSLLLDLGSSGRGSAGMQFSVPAKAKVKVHAQFKVGEYDIAILSSTESTALEKWLKQNKYNIPKGAAPYFKPYIQNGQYFFVAKVDVKKVKFEDGEAVLSPIRFHYDSDDFVLPVRLGLINSKGVQDLIAFVLAKGQRYEVANYPNVTIPTNVVVNEKAKKNFGGFYNELFDNVLKENPKAVVTEYSWRTSTCDPCPGPPLRNKDLMTLGADVLTAAMLDKAAEQREEARKKSGSVAPAPRRRVVHQNWVVTRLHARYNKHTLGKDLVFKKAKPIVGGRGMPQGAEGTFSEKGSKQANVNNFQGRYIKLNHWAGDVDCENPRRGIWGGPGGRGKAKADAAKDLAFDAPKSKLALSKYVEEKKVAGLKKDVAKYNKPVGDVLPSTGAESPEKDDPEKTKPAKPKRDKNDDESSMLPASGEDSARAQTAASGGCAGPGGASEAGMPLIVLLLALGGLGRVLWGREL